The genomic stretch acgagtttgaaagctattatcataataagtgaaaatagtaatcatgctgctgtttgggccagGCAaccgtacttgctgtgcgcgcatccctagctagacccgggtttgcaagtcccacatttagtagggtttactaggttatctaaacctagagaccgattatgggagcccagcccaatggatatctaatcctgtacagtgccactaaaaataaaatactgaatatagctactaattgtttattttgctgtttctaggttatctgaacctagagctaggttatctaaacctagaggcgactgtgggagcccacccattcgaTCGTAGTCCCATGTTAGCTGAAACTAGActgatatactgatttaaatgctactaatgcatttaactgagctgttaaaaatatctgaggtagtatttagctacactaatcattttgtcgaacacttggtgtgctccaactctcccctctaatagggagaccacctctaggcacccgacaacgtctagagcctccaactgaaggagaacaacgtgtctggcccatctagaggtgctcaactagatccctaatctgcgaggagggtttaaacacaccctgagtgccgaaaaatctgcatatagctaaactaaaggcatgcaatcaaacgaaagctacttatactgcaggtgaggggtttcttacctcgtgctcaaagtttcttacgattctaatcgctagtttcccggtggagaagatcccttcgacgatctccttgcgtctatgcgttcctctcgcggagaggagcgtcctcgtatcctttgTGTTGCCGGGAGATATTCCTAGAACCCTTggtttggtgcgccgagagagaggGGAAAAGGAGAGGTGGGCGgcagtgagggtttgagggagaggaagttctcggtggaaactaaaaataaccctcacttaaatccctatttatatttaggaattaattcacccaactctaacttaaatatcattgaatccctttcctttcagcacggccctgctgggttcaactggttactaaaattatccgtaaaccataggtctcgggttcaattcccgcttaggccgttttcattttctatttatttttgctacttccgctactctaaaaattccataaaaatattctaaaattccagaaaaatcatagaatatttctaaaatagttttgagaatttttcgggcgttacagtcaCAATGAAGCTAGAATACAATTTGAGGCTTTTCAAGATCAAAGGCATAGTGTGGGGAATATTTTACGAGTACATAGTCGCGATATGGAAATTGATTATCGGACTCGTTTAACAGCAATGTTGGATGTGACACGCTTTCTATTGAAGCAAGGATTGCCCTTTCGTGGACACGATGAGTCAACTAGTTCTTCAAATAGAGGTAATTTTCTTGAGTTGCTTGAATGGTATAGTCAACGAAATGAAGAGGTTTctaaagttataaaacaaaatgctcctgcaaacaatcaattgacttctccaaaaattcaaaaggatttaacacgTGCTTGTGCTTCAGAGATTACACTTGCTATAATCAATGATATTGGAGATAAATTCTTTTCTTTGATGGTTGATGAGGCTAGGGACAATTCAGTGAAGGAGCATATGGGAGTTGTTTTGAGGTATGTGAATAAAAAAGGATGTGTGATTGAACGATTTCTTGCAGTTGTGCATGTGCCTGACACCAGTTCTCATTCTTTGAAAATGGCTATTGATGCTTTATTTGTGCAACATGGTTTATCATTATCTAGATTGAGAGGCCAAGGATATGATGGAGCTTCAAATATGCGTGGTGAGTTCAATGGATTGAAATCTCTGATACTACAAGAAAATCCATTTGTAATGTATGTTCACTGTTTCTCTCACCATCTCCAATTAGTTCTTGTTGCTGTTGCCCATGATAATTTTACTGTGAGTGAATTTTTTGGGTATATCACTATGATTGTGAATATATCTGGAGcatcttgtaagaggagagatcaaCTTAGAAAGATTCAACATGATAAAATAATTGATGAATTGGAAAGTGGAGAAATTACtagtggaaaaggaaaaaaatcaagaaactagTTTAGCAAGACCTGGAGATACTCATTGGGGATCACACTACTTAACATTACTTCGTTTATGCTCTATGTGGTCTTCAGTGATAGAAGTGTTAGGAAATGTATATGATGACGCCTCTTATTCTGCAAATAAAGGTGTTGCCGGAGGTTTAATTGAGAAGATGGAgagttatcaatttttttttgtgttaCATTTGATGAATTATATATTGGGAATTACAAATGAGTTATCACTTTCCTTACAACAAGGGGATCAAAATATTGTTCAAGCCATGTCCTTGGTTAGAAGTGTGAAATGTCGACTACAAGACTTCAGGGAAGATGGATGGCAGATAATTTTGGAACAAGTTAACACATTTTGTGAATTGAATATGATTCCAATACTTGATATGGAGGACAACATGCTAACTCGTGGTCATGGTAGGCGTAGAGGGCAGCTCATCACCAATTTTCATCATTATCGTGTGGAGATTTTTTGtcaggtattatttctaaaaatctatttttttttgttaaagatatttcattgattattaatgttaTCATGGTTGCAAATTTGAATGATAGGTTGTTGATTTAATTATACAAGAGATGAATAATTATTTTTCAGAAGTTAGTACAGAATTGCTTGGTTGCATATCATGTCTTCATCCAAGAAATTCTTTCTCTCAATTTGATGTTCACAAATTCATCCATCTTGCTGATTTTTATCCCGAGGACTTCTGTGGTActgattatttatttttggaacaaCAACTTATGAGTTACTTTTATAATCTGCGGGATGATCCTTACTTTTCTTCAATTGATGACTTGGGAATTCTTGCTCAGAAATTGGTTGAGACTGAAAAACATTTGGGGTTCTCATTGGTTTATCGTATGATAGAGTTGGCATTAGTTTTACCAGTTGCAACTGCTTCAGTTGAACGAGTGTTTTCTGCAATGAAGATtgtgaagactgatttacgtaatATAATGggagatgaatggatgaatgaCAGTCTAGTTGTATACATTGAAAAGGATATTTTTTTCTACAATTGAAAATGAGCAAATATTACAACATTTTCAACAAATGCAGTCTCGTAGAATCCAATTGCCTCCTCTTGTACCGACTCGTCAGTCGTCGCAGACTTCTGTGCCAACCCAGAAATGAAGCTCACCTATGGAAGAAAGGTAGACTAATCTTTCCTAAACTTCTAGTTTTTTTCTCTTGCAAGTTAGATTAAATGTTCTCAATGTTAATTTATCAGGTTATGGAGAATCGGTCTAGTATTAAGTGGGACAAGGGAAAGGCTCTCGAGTTCTAGTCTCTTGGACTCTTGGTAAACTCTAACAATATCATTTCAATCAGATATTGCAAGTATTAGTATTGCAGCCTGTTATATGATTTAAATGAGAATCCTAAGTGTTCAATAAGATCAATTGGTTATTTGGTTGTGATTAACTTAATAGGCTAAATGGCTAATAGCTTTTGCATGGAGAGTGTTTCCTGTTGTTAGTTATCAAGTGGGTTGCAAAATGAGATGTAGACCTATTTCTTATTGCTTCTGTATTGACAGAAACATTTGCTATTAAAGTGTTCTTTGTTcatcattgattcctcaaaattctgaacttcttttttttttgctctGTTCTACACTATATCTCATAAGAATTCCATGCATATTATGATTTATATGAGTGATGTTCATGTTTATTTGGCTGCAGTTTCTGCAGCAACCTATATTATGCAAGAGTTGGAGCCTTGGAGGGATCAACACAGTGGAAATGAATAGACTAGAGTCTAGAGCTTAACTCCTTTGTTCGTTAGATTTCAGACTTTATGTGTATAGTTTCTGTAGACTGTAGTATCGTATATTATGCAAGAGTTGATGTAaaactttaattattaaatatttttatttagtcgTAAAAAAAATATCTGTACAATTTAGCCCCCTTGAAAATTTTTTTCTGGTTCCGCCCCTGGCAAACAGCGTGCATGAATATCGAGTTTATTGAATGGTGAAGATTTATAGTAATAAAGCAAGCCGCAGTTTGATTGGATTACTTCTCCTAAACACGCAACTATTTTGGTTTCAATCGAATTCGGCTTCCGGCGATGAAGGTGCGACTGTTTATATTTTAATTGGATTCAGATTTTGACTCGGAATCGTTCAATAATTATATAGCCATTAGAAATGCATGATCAGATTCACTCAATTTATTAACGCACCGTCCGACTCAGTCGGGGTAACTAATGATACTCCATAATAATCTTTAATTATAGAAAATGGATCTTCTGGGTTAAGTTGCCATAGAGGGATATCGGGTCTCCGGGGCTATGGTACAATAGTAGAGTATTCGGATTGTCATTCAGTTACCCGCGATTCGAGTCCCAACTATGacgaatttgtaagaatttttccttcaaatggggTATTTAAATAAAGGATGTTGGGTTCCTGCACTGCCCGCTTCGagtacttcccgatttatcctgatagTCGGTGGAAAACTTTCGTGGGATCGGATCAATCACCCCAGGCTCGATGGAGATGAGATCCTATGTCCCGAAAATGGCGTGTCCTTGTGTCCCCTCGTCGATCGGACGAACTAAATGACATTTCAAGGATGCAGTGTACATCACAAGAATGTCATAGTCGTTTGATCGATGAAAAATACGGGGACATGTCATTTTCGGGACAGAGAATCTCATCTCAATTCGATGTTATCTAACctgataattttttttcatttatttttgttCTATAGAACGATATTGGATTTGGTGTTTGGTTATAACGTTCGGGAATAGGGTTTGGAATCATAAGGTGATCGGGAATTCAATCCGGACCCATGACACTCAACCATAAAAACCAATACTCGAGAAATTAGCTTGGAACAAAAGACTGGCCGTATCATAATTTAGGAAAGAAGCAAAATTCTAAACGAACATTAGTTGTAATCATAGTTGTAAAAAGCGGTCGCTTCACTCGCTTAAGCGCGAGGCGCAGCGAGGCGAAGGCGGCTCACTTCTGTGAACTCGGAAGCGCAAGTCTTCCGAGAAGCGTGCGCTTCGTTGCACGTCACGGTGCTTCCCTGCGCGTCACGACACTTCGCTCCGCGTCGCGAAACTTTCtctactttcctttttttttttttgatttgttTTGTTTATAAGTTTAAAGCCCTAAACAACCTCATTAATGTTCATATGCTATTCTGCTTCAAATCGTTGCTGCCTCTTCGTCTTCCTCACGTCGCGATCGTCCCTTCCAGGTAAGCTTCGTCGTCTTTTCCTTGCTTCGTTTCTTCCTGTGAAAATTAAAAGCTTCTTCGGTGAAATCCTGCCGTCGGAAGCTTCTCCGGCGTCCGGCGACGCTTCCGGCGCCATCGGAGGCATCCGGCGAAGCTTCCAGCACCGCGGGACGATTCCAGCGGCACCAACGGCAGCGACCCGCGATGCCTCCGGTGGCTCTGGACGCCTCCGGCGGCGCCGGAAGCATCGTCGGACTCCTCCGACGGCTCCGGCATCGTTGCCGGACGCCTCCGGCGTCGCCGGCAGCGTCTTGCGATGGTTCCGGTGCCGCGACGGTGTCGCGGTCGGGCGTGAGCCCTGTAGCGCAGcgtcaaatttttttttgttttttattttttttagatttaattaaattaaagaactcctcacttaaatagggtatTTCGAATAGGTTTTAtaaagcctaattaaattatcctaataaaatatatataattatatttaaattaaaaaaatctaataatttttattacttaatataaatcagatttaaaaagtattaaaaatatatttaaaatataaaaactaataaagtttattaattaatataaatcagatttaaaatttataaaaaatatatttaaaatataaaaaaactaattaatttatataaatcatatttaaatatataaaaaatatattaaaaaattttattaattcaaataaatcagtaaattagttttaaaatttaaatacataaaatttttttaaaaaattaaaatataaaaatctgatagattttattaattagatttaaatatataaaaaatatattttaaatataaaaaatctaattaatttatataaatcagatttaaatatatgcaaattttatttaaaataaaaaaaatattaattcaaatttcaaataaatcagtaaatcagaattaaaatttaaatacataaaaaatatatttaaaataaacaaatttgataaattgtattaattagatttaaaattttaaatatataaaaaataaattttaaatttaaaaaactactaaattttttaaatcatatattctataattaatttttttcctgttatttattttatttattgattgaTCATTATTATTGTTTTCATTTTCAGCAGTATTGATTCTCGAAAGGATATTGCTTGGAATTATGCAACATGTTCGGATCCTAAAAACCCAAATGTTGTTGGTTGTATTTTCTATGGTAAAATAACAAATGGTAGAATTTATCGACACAAGCTACATTTAGTTGGAGGCAATAGAAATGTAAAAGCTTGTCCGAAATGTCCCGAgcatgttaaagaagaaattagagagtgcATGCAAAAAAAGACTAATTTGAAGAATCAAATGGATGAAATTCCTCATTCTGATGATGTTGATAATTTGGAAGATTTGGAAGAACATGAAGAAGATGATCATCAAACTAAAGTGAAAGGGAAACGACCAATATCTGATTCAAGCAACCATCCTACGGTCTAAGGTAAAAAGTGTAAACAAACTGGACCTATTAACCTTTATTTTATGAAAGATGTCGATGAAATTGTCAAGCAAAGACGTGCAAAAAATAAAGgacaatttgatgaaaataaaaagaagttaagAGATATTGCAGTTGAGAAATTTGCAAGATGGATGTATGATACTGGAATTCTCTTCAATGCTGTAAAATATGATTCTTTTGAGCCTTGTATTGAAGCTATTGAACAATTTGGATCGGGGATGAAACctccatcatatcatgaagtgagGGTTAAGTATTTGAAGAAGGAGTTGGCAAATACGAACTCGCTTCTCAAATCCCATGAAGAAGATCATGCTAAGTTTGGGTGCACAATCATGGCAGATGGATGGATCGATAAAAATGGTAGGACTCTTATAAATTTTTTGGTGAATGGTCCCAAAGGAAGTGTATTTGTCGAATCAGTTGATGCTTCAGGCTATTCTAACACAGCGGACAAGATGTTTGAGTTACTCTCTAAATTTGTGTATCGCATTGGAGAAAAAAATGTGGTTCAAATTGTAACAGATAATGCAAGCTGCAATGTCAGTGcaggtaatattttaaatttttgttactttcaagtttcaattataattgaattatatttttatgaaatttatttgtttttcaGGTCGTCTTTTGGAAAACCGATTTCCACACTTGTACTGGACACCCTGTGCAGCTCATTGTTTAGATTTGTTGCTCGAGGATATATTCAAAATTCCTCATCTCAGAAAATTGCATGAACGAGCGTTGATGGTTAATGGTTATATTTACAACAGACCACAAGTattgagcatgatgagagagtttACTGGACAGAGAGACATGGTAAGAACCGCAAAGACACGTTTCGCAACCGCTTTTTTAACATTAAAGCGATTTCATGTACAACAAGCAAATCTGAGAAAGATGTTTACATCTGAAAAGTGGGCAAATAGTCGATTTTCTAAGGAGGTTGCAGGAAAACGTGTAGCAGAAGTGATATTGATGCCTTCTTTTTGGAAAAATATGGTTTTTGCATTAAAGGTTGGTGGCCCATTGGTGAAAGTATTAAGGCTGGTAGATGGTGAAAAAAGGTCTCCTATGGGTTATATCTATGAGTCAATGGACAGGGCCAAAGAAGCTATCGCTGCGTCATTTAACAATAATGAAGAGAAATATCGTAGCATTTTTGAACTCATTGACAAAAGATGGAACATTCAACTCCATCGACCTTTGCACGCAGTTGGATATTTCTTGAATCCAGAGTGTTTTTACTCAAACTCTGATATAGAAAATGATACAGAAGTGATGGAGGGTTTGTACAAGTGCATATCTAGATTAGTGAGAGGTGAGGATTTACAAGATAAGATCACGAATCAATTGgaaaaatacaagaaagcagaaggACTTTTTGGTTTGCCAATGGCTATCCGACAAAGAACTTTAAAATCACCaggtaaatttataaataatagatTATGCAATATTAATATTGGATGGTAATAAAGTTAATCTTATAATTTATATGTTTTTGTATTTTAAGCTGATTGGTGGTCTTCTTATGGTGCATCAACTCCTGAATTAAAAACATTTGCAATGAAGATTTTAAACCTCACATGCTCTTCTTCAGGCTGTGAACGTAATTGGAGTGTTTTTGAACATGTAAGTTGGAATTTTTTTTAtacatataaaaatttatattatgaacttaaccttttactttttaattttgttttgtagatacattctaagaaaagaaataggttgttTCAACAACGATTGAATGATTTAGTATATATCAAGTACAATAGAGCTTTGAGGAGAAGATATGACATGCGAGACAAAATTGATCCTATTACTTTGTCAGAGATAgatgatagtaatgaatggttgTTGGGTAAATTGGATGACAGTGATAAAGACAATGATAATGATTTTGTCTACGAAGGTGAAGATTTGCGTTGGAGTGATGTAGCACGAGCATCTGGGGTTGGTGAAAGTGCATATGACTTTCGATCTCGAAATGCATCTTCTTCAAAAGGGACATCATTATCTGCATCAACAAAAATGAAACTATCTTCAGCTCAAACTAGTCTTGTTaatgaagaagaaattaatcttGATGATGAAACTGAAGAAGAGGATACTGATGGATACAAATCAAGTGATGGAGCTGATGACGTAGATTTGgacaatgaagatgaagaagatgattattttgatatttgatatttcctctattatattttcaaagactTGTAATTTTCAATAATCTACAACTTCATCAAAGaatatttgtttatggttatttggattttcaaagacattttgaaagatttttaataaatataagaGTCCTATTGTTTATTACACTTTTTTCTGTAAAGCCTACGCTTCGCCTTGCGCTTTGCGCTTTAAGCCCCAAGACCCTTGAGCGTTTTTTTGCGCCTCGCGCTTTTGATAACTATGGTTGTAATAATAAATGATGAGGATTAATGTTCATTACTAATAGAGCGTTACCATGTGAGAAGATAGCCAGGGCATAGTGGAACAGAAGAGTAATAAGGAATGACGGCCATTGGAATGGAAGAATTTAATGtgacgtttggttaaatgatgaaaTGATTATGGGTATGAGTTGGATAGTAAGATGGAATGAAAATAAGAATGAAATTTATCTAGTTATACGAGTtttgttgattcccataaataTAGAAATCATTCtcaaattatcatttttaatCCACAATTCAaatactatcttttactatcattccattccttcATTCCTAAATCCATCAACCATATCATTACACGGAAAAGATTATGAAAAAACTACTAAAAGAAAGGTAATTACTGGGAGAAAGTTATACTCTCAAATATCATTATGATCGATATACGAGAAACAGAGATAACATCTCTTGATCCACATCCGTTTCATGCTACTGACGAGCAGCAGACTGCCGAAAACATATATTTAAAAAGACGATACTCTTTTTGTGGTTTCCTGGAAGCCCAGACCAGCCTTATAATAATAGCCTATTGACccataagttttaaatttgatgACGAACAGAATCTATTCCAATATCGAACGACGACTTCCATCCCTACCAGTTAAGGGTACATTATTAcatgataaatttataaaaataagtaCTAATTTTG from Zingiber officinale cultivar Zhangliang chromosome 5B, Zo_v1.1, whole genome shotgun sequence encodes the following:
- the LOC121986586 gene encoding uncharacterized protein LOC121986586 codes for the protein MEIDYRTRLTAMLDVTRFLLKQGLPFRGHDESTSSSNREITLAIINDIGDKFFSLMVDEARDNSVKEHMGVVLSSHSLKMAIDALFVQHGLSLSRLRGQGYDGASNMRVIEVLGNVYDDASYSANKGVAGGDQNIVQAMSLVRSVKCRLQDFREDGWQIILEQVNTFCELNMIPILDMEDNMLTRGHGRRRGQLITNFHHYRVEIFCQVVDLIIQEMNNYFSEVSTELLGCISCLHPRNSFSQFDVHKFIHLADFYPEDFCGTDYLFLEQQLMSYFYNLRDDPYFSSIDDLGILAQKLVETEKHLGFSLVYRMIELALVLPVATASVERVFSAMKIVKTDLRNIMGDEWMNDSLVNPIASSCTDSSVVADFCANPEMKLTYGRKVMENRSSIKWDKGKALEF